One genomic window of Chromatiales bacterium includes the following:
- the rlmH gene encoding 23S rRNA (pseudouridine(1915)-N(3))-methyltransferase RlmH: MQMNVVAVGTRMPAWADTAVEAYCRRVAARWSLRVVGVRAPTRANTGDAERCRRIEAERIRAAIGPGSAVVALDERGQPWSTQELADQLERLREQHRSAAFVIGGADGLDPDWLAAQPQRWSLSRLTLPHALARVVVAEQLYRAWSICTNHPYHRE; encoded by the coding sequence ATGCAGATGAACGTGGTCGCCGTCGGCACGCGCATGCCGGCGTGGGCCGATACCGCGGTGGAGGCCTATTGCCGGCGGGTCGCGGCGCGCTGGTCGCTGCGGGTCGTTGGGGTGCGTGCGCCGACACGTGCAAACACCGGTGATGCCGAGCGCTGCCGGCGCATCGAAGCCGAACGCATCCGCGCCGCGATCGGGCCGGGTAGCGCCGTGGTCGCGCTCGACGAGCGCGGCCAGCCCTGGTCCACCCAGGAACTCGCCGACCAGCTCGAGCGTCTGCGTGAACAGCACCGCTCCGCGGCCTTCGTGATCGGCGGCGCCGACGGTCTGGACCCGGACTGGCTGGCTGCGCAGCCACAGCGCTGGTCGCTGTCGCGGCTGACGCTGCCGCACGCGCTGGCACGGGTCGTGGTGGCCGAACAGCTCTACCGCGCGTGGTCGATCTGCACGAACCATCCGTATCATCGTGAGTGA
- the maf gene encoding septum formation inhibitor Maf, which yields MSDLALASRSPRRIELLRQIGVHPRVIDVVVDETPVVGEPAAALAMRLACAKALAGRGALGDEPVPVLAADTVVALGGRVFGKPVDSADAIRMLRALSGRRHEVFSAVAVAGPRSLDAALSRSEVSFARLDASAIERYVATGEPLDKAGAYAIQGLAAGFVRRLAGSYSGVMGLPLYETARLLRAFGVEPLG from the coding sequence GTGAGTGATCTGGCACTGGCCTCGCGTTCGCCGCGGCGCATCGAACTGCTGCGCCAGATCGGCGTGCACCCGCGCGTGATTGATGTCGTCGTGGATGAAACCCCGGTCGTCGGCGAGCCGGCCGCCGCGCTGGCGATGCGGCTGGCGTGCGCGAAGGCGCTGGCCGGACGCGGGGCGCTGGGCGACGAGCCGGTCCCGGTGCTCGCGGCGGACACCGTGGTCGCGCTGGGCGGGAGGGTGTTCGGCAAACCCGTGGACAGCGCCGACGCAATCCGTATGCTGCGCGCTTTGTCCGGGCGGCGACACGAGGTGTTCAGCGCTGTGGCGGTCGCCGGCCCGCGTTCGCTCGATGCCGCGCTGAGCCGTTCCGAAGTCAGCTTCGCGCGGCTCGATGCATCGGCCATCGAGCGTTATGTCGCCACCGGCGAGCCGCTGGACAAGGCCGGCGCGTATGCCATCCAGGGGCTTGCCGCCGGCTTCGTGCGCCGGCTCGCCGGCAGCTATTCTGGAGTCATGGGACTGCCGCTGTATGAGACCGCGCGCCTGTTGCGTGCCTTTGGAGTCGAACCGCTTGGCTGA
- the rng gene encoding ribonuclease G, giving the protein MRPRACCVPLESNRLAESLSTTSAELLINVTPPETRVALVENGVLQEIHIERTSKRGRVGNIYRGRVQRVLPGMQAAFVDIGLERAAFLHASDIHRSHLVMANGTDTATGPHEPDDDEEDRDITALVTEGQSLVVQVVKDPIGSKGARLTTHLSIPSRYLVYLPQGHGVGVSQKIEDEDERARLRSLVAGLATSEQPGGIIVRTAAEGVSDDALGADLRFLQRLWVAVRERCQTATAPARVHEDLPLVLRALRDLFGPQVEQVRVDSRESFQRAVDFATRFIPEVRARIDYYPGERPIFDLYGIEDEIHKALDRRVELKSGGHLVIDQTEAMTTIDVNTGAFVGHRNLEETIFKTNFEAAQAIARQLRLRNLGGIIIIDFIDMADPEHRRQILRSLERALARDPARCHVSAVSALGLVEMTRKRTRESLERVLCEPCPTCAGRGTMKTAESTCYEIFREILREARQYDADALLVLAAQAVVDRLLDEESNHLAELEAFIGKPIRFQPEALYTQEQYDVVPI; this is encoded by the coding sequence ATGAGACCGCGCGCCTGTTGCGTGCCTTTGGAGTCGAACCGCTTGGCTGAATCGCTTTCCACCACAAGCGCCGAGCTGCTGATCAACGTCACGCCACCGGAGACCCGCGTCGCGCTGGTCGAAAACGGTGTGCTGCAGGAGATCCATATCGAGCGCACCAGCAAGCGCGGGCGCGTCGGCAACATCTACCGGGGGCGCGTGCAGCGGGTGTTGCCCGGCATGCAGGCGGCGTTCGTCGACATCGGTCTGGAACGCGCGGCGTTTCTGCACGCCTCGGACATCCACCGGTCCCACCTGGTCATGGCGAATGGCACGGACACGGCGACCGGACCGCACGAGCCGGACGATGACGAGGAAGATCGCGACATCACCGCGCTCGTCACCGAGGGTCAATCGCTGGTCGTGCAGGTCGTCAAGGATCCGATCGGCAGCAAGGGCGCACGGCTCACCACGCACCTGTCGATCCCGTCGCGCTACCTCGTCTACCTGCCGCAGGGACACGGCGTCGGCGTCTCCCAGAAGATCGAGGACGAGGACGAGCGCGCGCGTCTGCGCAGCCTGGTCGCCGGGCTGGCGACCAGCGAGCAGCCCGGCGGCATCATCGTGCGCACGGCGGCGGAGGGGGTGAGCGACGATGCGCTCGGCGCCGACCTGCGGTTTCTGCAAAGGCTCTGGGTGGCGGTGCGCGAGCGCTGCCAGACCGCCACGGCGCCGGCCCGCGTGCACGAGGACCTGCCGCTGGTGCTGCGGGCGCTGCGCGACCTGTTCGGCCCGCAGGTCGAGCAGGTGCGGGTGGACTCGCGCGAGAGCTTCCAGCGCGCCGTGGACTTCGCCACGCGTTTCATCCCCGAGGTGCGCGCGCGCATCGACTATTACCCGGGCGAGCGGCCGATCTTCGATCTCTACGGCATCGAAGATGAGATCCACAAGGCGCTGGACCGGCGGGTCGAATTGAAGTCCGGCGGGCATCTGGTGATCGACCAGACCGAGGCGATGACGACCATCGACGTCAACACCGGTGCGTTCGTCGGCCATCGCAACCTCGAAGAGACCATCTTCAAGACCAACTTCGAGGCCGCGCAGGCGATCGCGCGCCAGCTGCGGCTGCGCAATCTCGGCGGCATCATCATCATCGATTTCATCGACATGGCCGATCCCGAGCATCGGCGCCAGATCCTGCGTTCGCTCGAACGCGCGCTCGCGCGCGACCCGGCGCGTTGCCATGTATCGGCGGTGTCCGCGCTGGGTCTCGTCGAGATGACCCGCAAGCGCACGCGCGAGAGCCTCGAACGGGTGCTCTGCGAACCGTGTCCGACCTGTGCCGGCCGCGGCACGATGAAGACCGCCGAGAGCACCTGTTATGAAATCTTCCGCGAGATCCTGCGCGAGGCGCGCCAGTACGACGCCGATGCCCTGCTCGTGCTGGCCGCGCAGGCCGTCGTCGATCGGCTGCTCGACGAGGAATCCAACCACCTCGCCGAACTCGAGGCGTTCATCGGCAAGCCGATCCGCTTCCAGCCCGAGGCGCTCTACACCCAGGAGCAGTACGACGTCGTCCCGATCTGA
- a CDS encoding TIGR02099 family protein: MIRALRGLARLVLTLAVVLLVAAALLSASLRFLVPSLDRWHAEIESLASDALGQPVRVGRVHAELHGLDPSLRIDGLRIETPDGKSVALEAAGLWLIPDVLASIAAGRPVLEWIELRGVALSVNRLSDGTIRVAGVSGAAPGADSAAGPGLEWIGGLRRVRVADSVLHYQDYRLRGHPLAFRQVELDIVNEADRHRASGRLSLPAEWGGSVRVELDMQGSLVEPAGRRSTLYAEAAGVQLPGVLEFFLAGPPSLAAGEFGARVWTRWEDGHLRSALGDLAVERLAGASATGGESFSARFDLDRDRDAGRWHARVLGAPRVAGAEPVRAELEYREAMGGPRASLRAALRDLSVASAAAIAPQAFAAIGADVAPGGMLEELLISVEAAVDGDIDVDWAVAGRVRDLGFDSRDRRPAARGVDARFWAGPRAGRVELDSTGVALDFPKVFDGALALDALRGELVWRRDADGALYLNASDIDARSGAMTVSARAYVEHHAGEPAQLDLQARAAGADQRRLADLLPVHIMHPNLVNWLRSSIRAGHSDDVRVLVHGPLRGFPYESGGGRFQVLATVDDVQLVYRPEWPAIEKATALLDFDNNAMTIRLADGQTHGHAIASATARIERLKPVTPLLIHGRTAGTVSDAIGFLHASPLRERIGRFIAESEFEGSAKVDLNLEIPLVHDIGETHVNGHVDVDGGRLHNAAAGLTVDAIAGRLAFNRQGVAADALAVRVFDLPAIARFDARAVDRLPEITLHGQVGAGRLGRLLGPLGGQLSGQTDWVAHVGSGDADDGPVRIAILSDLRGLAADLPPPFGKRADDVVASEALLRWQPHTREGRLRVDTGRDVHLTAVLQGAEDGALAFERGNLRLGAEPIEPAEPGLLVDGQVDSFVLGDWLDRLAAAPDANESAEPDGAQPVLRRVALRSAQLGVPGGGRFEDAQFELERAGQGWTGSVDGPRLAGRFDVPDRADNARPVRIVLERLDLRAAEDTPVGAGAVAAEPPDPARATPFRLDVAALSHAGRAMGRLEVDAHRADGGLEFATIRLDGQALQLSGQGRWTGAGDAMRTSLRLRASGEDIGQVLRQFGYAQTLTGARFEADIDSAVAGPPAALALTALNGTVDLRLREGRIPSVDPGVGRVFGLLNLGTIGKRLTLDFRDLFESGLRFDRIDGRFTLAEGDAYTNDLRIEGPNAGIEITGRVGLLARDYDETVTVTPNLGLSLPLVGVAAGGPAVGAAVWLAQSVLGRPVERIARFRYEVTGPWDEPVIERVSAHADQNAADDAPGQ; this comes from the coding sequence ATGATACGGGCGCTGCGCGGGCTGGCCCGCCTGGTGCTCACGCTTGCGGTCGTACTGCTCGTCGCCGCCGCGCTGCTGTCGGCGAGTCTGCGCTTTCTCGTGCCCTCGCTGGATCGCTGGCATGCCGAGATCGAGTCGCTGGCCTCCGACGCGCTCGGCCAGCCGGTGCGCGTCGGCCGGGTGCATGCCGAACTGCACGGGCTGGACCCGAGCCTGCGCATCGACGGCCTGCGCATCGAGACGCCCGACGGCAAGTCCGTCGCGCTCGAGGCCGCCGGGCTCTGGCTGATACCCGACGTGCTGGCGTCCATCGCCGCCGGTCGTCCGGTGCTGGAGTGGATCGAGCTGCGCGGTGTGGCGCTGTCGGTGAACCGGCTGTCTGACGGTACGATCCGGGTCGCCGGCGTGTCGGGCGCCGCGCCCGGCGCGGACAGCGCCGCCGGCCCGGGACTGGAATGGATTGGCGGGCTGCGCCGCGTGCGTGTGGCCGACAGCGTGCTGCATTACCAGGACTACCGCCTGCGCGGCCACCCGCTCGCGTTCCGGCAGGTCGAACTCGACATCGTCAACGAGGCCGACCGGCATCGCGCCAGCGGCCGGCTGAGTCTGCCGGCGGAGTGGGGCGGCAGCGTCCGGGTCGAACTCGACATGCAGGGCAGCCTGGTCGAACCCGCCGGGCGGCGCTCGACCCTCTACGCCGAGGCCGCAGGCGTGCAGCTGCCCGGCGTTCTGGAATTCTTTCTGGCTGGTCCGCCGTCGCTCGCGGCCGGCGAGTTCGGTGCGCGGGTCTGGACCCGGTGGGAAGACGGCCACCTGCGCAGTGCGCTCGGCGACCTGGCGGTCGAGCGTCTGGCGGGGGCGTCAGCGACCGGCGGCGAGTCGTTCTCGGCCCGCTTTGATCTCGACCGGGACCGCGACGCGGGGCGGTGGCATGCCCGCGTGCTTGGTGCGCCGCGGGTGGCGGGCGCCGAACCGGTGCGTGCGGAGCTGGAATATCGCGAGGCCATGGGCGGGCCCAGGGCCAGCCTGCGCGCCGCGCTGCGGGATCTGTCGGTCGCATCCGCCGCCGCAATTGCGCCGCAGGCGTTTGCCGCGATCGGTGCCGACGTCGCCCCGGGCGGCATGCTCGAAGAGCTGCTGATCTCGGTCGAGGCCGCGGTGGACGGCGACATCGATGTCGACTGGGCCGTGGCCGGTCGGGTACGCGATCTCGGGTTCGACAGCCGTGACCGGCGCCCGGCGGCCCGCGGTGTGGATGCGCGGTTCTGGGCGGGGCCGCGGGCCGGGCGCGTCGAGTTGGACAGCACCGGGGTCGCGCTCGATTTTCCGAAGGTGTTCGACGGCGCGCTTGCGCTGGATGCACTGCGCGGCGAACTGGTTTGGCGCCGTGACGCCGACGGGGCGCTGTACCTGAACGCCAGCGACATCGACGCGCGCAGCGGTGCGATGACGGTGTCCGCACGTGCCTATGTCGAGCATCACGCGGGTGAACCGGCGCAGCTCGATCTGCAGGCCCGGGCCGCGGGCGCCGACCAGCGTCGGCTTGCCGACCTGCTGCCGGTGCACATCATGCACCCGAACCTCGTCAACTGGCTGCGCAGCTCGATCCGTGCCGGTCACAGCGATGACGTGCGCGTGCTGGTGCACGGACCGCTGCGCGGATTTCCGTACGAGTCCGGCGGCGGCCGGTTTCAGGTGCTGGCGACCGTCGACGACGTGCAACTCGTCTACCGCCCGGAATGGCCGGCGATCGAGAAGGCCACGGCGCTGCTCGATTTCGACAACAACGCCATGACCATCCGGCTGGCCGATGGCCAGACCCACGGCCATGCGATCGCGTCGGCGACGGCGCGGATCGAGCGCCTGAAGCCCGTCACACCGCTGCTGATCCACGGCCGTACAGCCGGCACGGTCAGCGACGCGATCGGGTTCCTGCACGCGAGCCCGTTGCGCGAGCGCATCGGGCGGTTCATCGCGGAATCCGAGTTCGAGGGCAGCGCGAAGGTCGATCTGAATCTGGAGATTCCACTCGTCCACGACATCGGCGAGACGCATGTGAACGGCCATGTCGACGTCGACGGCGGGCGCCTGCACAACGCGGCGGCGGGTCTGACGGTCGATGCAATCGCCGGGCGGTTGGCGTTCAACCGGCAGGGCGTCGCGGCCGATGCGCTCGCCGTGCGGGTCTTCGATCTGCCGGCGATCGCCCGGTTCGATGCGCGCGCGGTCGACCGGCTGCCGGAGATCACGCTGCACGGCCAGGTCGGGGCCGGGCGTCTCGGACGTCTGCTCGGGCCGCTTGGTGGACAGCTTTCCGGGCAGACCGACTGGGTCGCCCACGTTGGTTCCGGGGACGCCGACGATGGGCCGGTGCGGATCGCGATCCTCTCGGACCTGCGCGGACTTGCCGCCGACCTGCCGCCCCCGTTCGGCAAGCGTGCCGACGATGTCGTCGCCTCCGAGGCGCTGCTGCGCTGGCAGCCGCATACGCGCGAAGGCCGGCTGCGGGTGGATACCGGCCGCGATGTACATCTGACCGCGGTCCTGCAGGGCGCCGAGGACGGCGCGCTCGCGTTCGAGCGCGGCAACCTGCGACTGGGCGCCGAGCCGATCGAGCCGGCCGAGCCGGGTCTGCTCGTCGACGGTCAGGTCGACAGCTTCGTGCTCGGCGACTGGCTCGACCGCCTCGCCGCCGCGCCGGATGCCAATGAATCCGCCGAGCCCGACGGTGCACAGCCCGTGCTGCGCCGCGTAGCGCTCCGGAGCGCACAGCTCGGCGTGCCCGGCGGTGGCCGCTTCGAGGATGCGCAGTTCGAACTGGAGCGCGCCGGCCAGGGCTGGACCGGCAGCGTGGACGGGCCGCGCCTCGCGGGACGCTTCGACGTGCCGGACCGCGCCGACAACGCGCGGCCGGTGCGGATCGTGCTCGAGCGGCTCGATCTGCGTGCGGCCGAGGACACGCCGGTCGGCGCGGGTGCGGTCGCCGCGGAGCCGCCCGATCCGGCGCGGGCCACGCCGTTTCGCCTGGACGTTGCGGCGCTGAGTCATGCCGGTCGCGCGATGGGGCGGCTCGAGGTCGACGCGCATCGCGCCGACGGCGGGCTGGAGTTCGCGACCATCCGCCTCGACGGGCAGGCGCTGCAGCTGAGCGGCCAGGGCCGCTGGACGGGCGCCGGCGACGCGATGCGCACGAGCCTGCGACTGCGCGCGAGCGGCGAGGACATCGGTCAGGTCCTGCGCCAGTTCGGCTACGCGCAGACGCTGACCGGCGCGCGCTTCGAGGCCGACATCGACAGTGCGGTCGCCGGTCCGCCCGCCGCGCTGGCGCTGACGGCGCTGAACGGCACGGTCGATCTGCGCCTGCGCGAAGGGCGCATTCCGAGCGTCGACCCCGGCGTGGGCCGGGTCTTCGGGCTGCTGAATCTGGGCACGATCGGCAAGCGTCTGACGCTGGATTTTCGCGATCTGTTCGAATCGGGCCTGCGCTTCGACCGCATCGACGGGCGCTTCACGCTCGCCGAAGGTGACGCCTACACCAACGACCTGCGCATCGAAGGTCCGAACGCCGGCATCGAGATCACCGGGCGGGTCGGCCTGCTTGCGCGCGACTACGACGAAACCGTCACCGTGACGCCGAACCTGGGCCTGTCGCTGCCGCTGGTCGGCGTGGCGGCCGGCGGGCCGGCGGTCGGTGCCGCCGTGTGGCTGGCGCAGAGCGTCCTGGGCCGGCCGGTCGAGCGCATCGCGCGGTTCCGCTACGAGGTCACCGGCCCGTGGGACGAACCCGTCATCGAGCGGGTCTCCGCACATGCGGACCAGAACGCCGCCGACGACGCGCCCGGCCAATAG
- a CDS encoding carbon-nitrogen hydrolase family protein, whose product MTEPLPLLAAVQLASGPNVNANLLEAERLIAQAAAAGAKVVVLPENFAFMGKHETDKLGVAEPFGEGPIQHFLAHMASTHGLWLVGGTMPMRTDNPHKVRAACLVFNASGEFVARYDKMHLFDVNLVDHQERYAESETIEPGTDVTVFETPCGRMGVAVCYDLRFPELFRTMLRQEVTVLAIPSSFTAITGKAHWEVLVRARAIENLSYVVAAAQGGYHINGRETHGHSMIVDPWGVVLAELPRGSGVVTAEYDLERLRATRRNFPSIQHRRIFCGAA is encoded by the coding sequence ATGACTGAACCGCTGCCGCTGCTGGCTGCCGTGCAGCTGGCCTCCGGGCCGAACGTGAACGCCAACCTGCTCGAGGCCGAGCGACTGATCGCGCAGGCCGCGGCGGCCGGCGCGAAGGTCGTCGTGCTGCCCGAGAACTTCGCGTTCATGGGCAAGCACGAGACCGACAAGCTCGGCGTGGCCGAGCCGTTCGGCGAGGGACCGATCCAGCACTTTCTGGCGCACATGGCGAGCACTCACGGGCTGTGGCTGGTCGGCGGCACGATGCCGATGCGCACCGACAATCCGCACAAGGTCCGCGCCGCCTGTCTGGTGTTCAACGCATCCGGCGAGTTCGTCGCGCGCTACGACAAGATGCATCTATTCGACGTGAATCTCGTCGACCACCAGGAGCGCTACGCGGAATCCGAGACCATCGAGCCGGGCACGGACGTGACGGTGTTCGAGACCCCCTGCGGGCGCATGGGCGTGGCGGTCTGCTACGACCTGCGCTTTCCCGAGCTGTTTCGCACCATGCTGCGCCAGGAGGTCACCGTGCTCGCGATCCCGTCGTCGTTCACGGCGATCACGGGCAAGGCGCACTGGGAGGTGCTGGTGCGTGCGCGGGCGATCGAGAATCTCAGCTATGTCGTCGCCGCCGCGCAGGGCGGCTATCACATCAACGGTCGCGAAACGCACGGCCATTCGATGATCGTCGACCCCTGGGGCGTGGTGCTTGCGGAACTGCCGCGCGGCAGCGGGGTCGTTACTGCCGAGTACGATCTGGAACGTCTGCGCGCAACCCGGCGCAATTTTCCTTCCATTCAGCACCGCCGCATCTTCTGCGGCGCCGCCTGA
- the tldD gene encoding metalloprotease TldD: MSDTTALAEREILAPVGLDDGALSGVIGRLLGARIDAADLYFQSARFESWSFENGIVKEAHHSVERGAGLRAMAGEKTGFAYCDELNLPRLLDAAGAARAIARLGDERSADLRRASAQPPALYEPIDPIDSLDAQAKVDLLSAIDAAARAVDPRVKEVFVTLAAARSSILVAASDGTLAGDVRPLVRVNVSVIVEHNGRREQGSSGGGARAGYGVLLENDRALGYAREAVRQALVNLEAVDAPAGKLNVVLGPGWPGVLLHEAVGHGLEGDFTRKGTSAFAGRIGERVASPLCTVVDDGTLPGRRGSLSVDDEGVQSQCTVLIENGVLRGFMQDKLNARLSGVAPTGNGRRESYAHLPMPRMTNTYMRAGEHDPAEIIASVDRGLYAVNFGGGQVDITSGKFVFSASEAYLIENGRVTRPVRGATLIGNGPEALTRVSMVGNDLKLDEGVGVCGKEGQSVPVGVGQPTLRIDGLTVGGTAA, translated from the coding sequence ATGTCGGATACCACCGCGCTCGCCGAGCGCGAGATTCTTGCGCCCGTCGGACTCGACGATGGCGCACTCTCGGGCGTGATCGGGCGGTTGCTCGGCGCTCGTATCGATGCCGCCGATCTGTATTTCCAGTCGGCCCGCTTCGAGTCGTGGTCGTTCGAGAACGGCATCGTCAAGGAAGCCCACCATTCAGTCGAGCGCGGCGCGGGGCTGCGCGCGATGGCCGGCGAGAAGACCGGCTTTGCGTACTGCGATGAATTGAACCTGCCGCGGCTGCTGGATGCCGCCGGTGCCGCGCGGGCGATTGCGCGGCTCGGCGACGAGCGCAGCGCCGATCTGCGTCGCGCGTCCGCGCAGCCGCCGGCGCTCTACGAACCGATCGATCCGATCGACAGCCTCGACGCCCAGGCCAAGGTCGACCTGCTCTCGGCGATCGACGCCGCGGCCCGGGCCGTCGACCCGCGCGTGAAGGAGGTCTTCGTCACGCTCGCCGCCGCGCGTTCGAGCATCCTGGTCGCCGCCAGCGACGGCACGCTGGCCGGCGATGTCCGCCCGCTGGTGCGCGTGAATGTCAGCGTCATCGTCGAACACAACGGCCGGCGCGAGCAGGGTTCGTCCGGCGGCGGCGCCCGTGCCGGCTACGGCGTGCTGCTGGAGAACGATCGCGCGCTCGGCTACGCACGCGAGGCCGTGCGTCAGGCGCTGGTGAATCTCGAAGCGGTCGACGCGCCCGCCGGCAAGCTCAATGTCGTGCTCGGGCCGGGCTGGCCCGGCGTGCTGCTGCACGAGGCCGTCGGGCACGGGCTGGAAGGCGATTTCACGCGCAAGGGTACCTCGGCGTTCGCGGGGCGCATCGGCGAACGGGTGGCCTCGCCGCTGTGCACCGTGGTCGATGACGGCACGCTGCCCGGCCGGCGCGGTTCGCTGTCGGTCGACGACGAGGGCGTGCAGAGCCAGTGCACGGTGCTGATCGAAAACGGCGTGCTGCGCGGCTTCATGCAGGACAAGCTCAACGCGCGGCTGTCCGGGGTCGCGCCCACCGGCAACGGCCGGCGCGAGTCCTACGCCCATCTGCCGATGCCGCGCATGACCAACACCTACATGCGGGCCGGCGAACACGACCCGGCCGAGATCATCGCGTCGGTCGACCGCGGTCTGTATGCGGTGAACTTCGGCGGCGGACAGGTCGACATCACCTCGGGCAAGTTCGTGTTCTCGGCGAGCGAGGCCTACCTGATCGAAAACGGCCGCGTCACGCGACCGGTGCGCGGCGCGACCCTGATCGGCAACGGCCCGGAGGCGCTGACGCGCGTGTCGATGGTCGGCAACGATCTGAAGCTCGACGAGGGCGTCGGCGTCTGCGGCAAGGAGGGCCAGAGCGTGCCGGTCGGTGTCGGTCAGCCGACCCTGCGCATCGACGGCCTGACCGTCGGCGGGACGGCCGCATGA
- the pmbA gene encoding metalloprotease PmbA, which produces MTTVVTRAEQADDVLARRDVLERVAAQVLDRARERGASAAEVDVALDAGLTVTARLGEVETIEHQRDQSVGVTVYFGQRKAHATGAAFDGAAVDAVVEAACAIAQFTQPDPYAGLADAARMAHALPELDLYHPWAGLDAETAIELAVRCEAAARGVDPRITNSEGATVSTERGLSLYANSHGFAGAHSGTRHSISCSVIAADDAGMQRDYWYDSARRVERLAAAEAIGRTAGERAIARLGARTLGTRSAPVLFDPSMARSLVRSLFGALAGSAQYRKSSFLLDRAGERIFPDWLRIHERPHLRGGNGSAAFDGEGVATVARDWIADGAITGYVLDSYSARRLGLETTGNAGGVRNVRVEPGGRDDLLAAMGTGLVVTEMMGQGVNAVTGDYSRGAAGYWVENGTIAFPVEEITIAGNLKDMFAGLVAVGSDVDTRGNIETGSWLLERMTIAGE; this is translated from the coding sequence ATGACTACCGTCGTGACGCGTGCCGAACAGGCCGATGACGTACTCGCGCGCCGCGATGTGCTCGAGCGCGTGGCGGCACAGGTGCTCGATCGCGCGCGCGAACGCGGCGCGAGCGCGGCGGAAGTCGACGTGGCGCTGGACGCGGGGCTCACCGTCACCGCACGTCTGGGCGAGGTCGAGACCATCGAACATCAGCGCGACCAGTCGGTCGGCGTGACGGTCTATTTCGGCCAGCGCAAGGCGCACGCCACGGGCGCGGCATTCGATGGCGCCGCCGTCGATGCCGTGGTCGAGGCCGCCTGCGCAATTGCGCAGTTCACCCAGCCGGACCCGTACGCGGGGCTCGCCGACGCCGCGCGCATGGCGCACGCGCTGCCGGAACTGGACCTCTATCACCCCTGGGCCGGGCTGGACGCCGAGACCGCCATCGAGCTTGCCGTGCGCTGCGAGGCCGCCGCACGCGGCGTCGATCCGCGCATCACCAACTCCGAAGGCGCGACCGTTTCCACCGAACGCGGCCTGAGCCTGTACGCGAACTCCCACGGCTTCGCCGGTGCGCACAGCGGCACGCGGCATTCGATCTCGTGCAGTGTCATCGCCGCCGATGACGCCGGCATGCAGCGCGACTACTGGTACGACAGTGCGCGGCGCGTCGAGCGGCTGGCCGCCGCCGAGGCGATCGGCCGCACGGCCGGCGAACGCGCCATCGCGCGGCTCGGCGCCAGAACGCTGGGGACCCGCAGCGCACCCGTGCTGTTCGATCCGTCCATGGCGCGGTCGCTGGTGCGCTCGCTGTTCGGCGCGCTCGCCGGCAGCGCGCAATACCGCAAATCCTCGTTCCTGCTCGATCGTGCGGGCGAACGCATCTTCCCCGACTGGCTGCGCATCCACGAGCGTCCGCATCTGCGCGGTGGCAACGGCTCGGCGGCGTTCGACGGCGAGGGCGTGGCGACGGTTGCGAGAGACTGGATCGCCGACGGCGCCATCACCGGCTATGTGCTCGACAGCTACAGCGCGCGACGGCTCGGACTGGAGACCACCGGCAACGCCGGCGGCGTGCGCAATGTGCGTGTGGAACCGGGCGGCCGTGATGACCTGCTCGCTGCCATGGGCACGGGGCTCGTGGTCACCGAGATGATGGGCCAAGGCGTCAACGCCGTGACCGGGGACTACTCGCGTGGCGCAGCGGGCTACTGGGTCGAGAACGGCACGATCGCGTTTCCGGTCGAGGAAATCACCATCGCCGGCAACCTCAAGGACATGTTCGCGGGTCTGGTGGCGGTCGGCTCCGACGTCGATACCCGCGGCAACATCGAGACCGGGTCGTGGCTCCTCGAGCGCATGACCATCGCGGGCGAATGA